One window of the Mycobacterium haemophilum DSM 44634 genome contains the following:
- a CDS encoding TetR/AcrR family transcriptional regulator: MAEASSARPYRGVEASQRLAARRGRLLAAGLDLLGADHQGLSALTVRAVCHRAGLAARYFYESFTDKDELVSDVFEWVVADLVATTQAAVAAVPAHQQTRAGMANIVRTIADDTRIGHLLFSTQLVNPVIARKRAESSALFALLSGQHVGNALRVPANDRLTVAAHFVVGGVGQAISAWLAGAVHLEPDQLVDQLASLLDELTDPDLYRPRLTRTAAPATAASPAPAATSVPR, translated from the coding sequence GTGGCCGAGGCATCGAGCGCGCGGCCGTACCGCGGCGTTGAGGCCAGCCAGCGACTGGCCGCACGACGTGGCCGACTACTGGCCGCCGGCCTGGATCTGCTGGGGGCCGACCACCAGGGCCTTTCCGCGCTGACCGTCCGCGCCGTCTGTCACCGGGCCGGCCTGGCGGCGCGCTACTTCTACGAAAGTTTCACTGACAAAGACGAACTCGTCAGCGACGTTTTCGAATGGGTAGTCGCCGATCTGGTCGCCACCACCCAAGCCGCAGTGGCCGCGGTGCCGGCGCACCAGCAGACCCGCGCGGGGATGGCCAACATCGTGCGGACCATCGCCGACGACACACGAATCGGGCATCTGCTGTTCAGCACACAGCTGGTCAACCCGGTAATCGCACGTAAACGCGCCGAATCCAGCGCACTTTTCGCCCTGCTGTCCGGCCAGCATGTTGGCAACGCACTGCGGGTGCCGGCAAACGACCGCCTCACAGTGGCAGCGCATTTCGTGGTCGGCGGCGTCGGGCAAGCTATCAGTGCCTGGCTGGCCGGCGCCGTCCACCTAGAGCCCGACCAGCTGGTCGATCAATTGGCGTCGCTGCTCGACGAGCTCACCGACCCAGACCTCTACCGTCCCCGCCTCACGCGAACAGCGGCACCTGCCACAGCCGCATCCCCGGCTCCAGCAGCCACAAGCGTGCCAAGGTGA
- a CDS encoding oxygenase MpaB family protein — protein MAVHQASPEPVGHVERAIADPPRLPLARRRPAIGSPTDMHHGLMGVALLAGPANVIMQLARPGVGYGVMESRVDSGRLDLHPIKRARTTFTYLAVATAGNGAQKAAFRRAVNRAHAQVYSTAESPVQYNAFDPDLQLWVGACLYKGAVDIYRIFIGELSDEDADRHYREGMTLATTLQVPSEMWPPDRAAFDRYWQESLAKVHIDDAVRDYLYPIAAARIKGIALPRRVRRLSDNVALLITTGFLPQRFRDQMRLPWDAVKQRRFNRLMAVLRIANRLMPRFVRQFPFNVLLWDLDRRVRTGRPLV, from the coding sequence ATGGCAGTGCACCAGGCTTCTCCTGAACCCGTCGGGCATGTCGAGCGTGCAATCGCAGACCCGCCCCGTCTTCCGTTGGCCCGGCGCCGGCCAGCGATAGGAAGCCCCACCGATATGCACCACGGGTTGATGGGCGTGGCGCTACTGGCCGGTCCGGCCAACGTGATCATGCAATTGGCGCGACCCGGCGTCGGCTACGGCGTGATGGAGAGCCGCGTCGACAGCGGCCGCTTGGATCTGCACCCGATCAAGCGGGCGCGCACCACCTTTACTTACCTCGCCGTGGCTACCGCCGGCAACGGTGCTCAGAAAGCGGCCTTCCGCCGCGCGGTGAACCGCGCGCACGCGCAGGTGTACTCGACCGCCGAAAGCCCGGTGCAGTACAACGCGTTCGATCCTGACTTGCAGCTGTGGGTCGGGGCGTGTCTCTACAAGGGTGCGGTCGATATCTATCGCATCTTCATCGGAGAGCTAAGCGACGAGGACGCCGACCGCCACTACCGGGAGGGCATGACGCTGGCGACCACGTTGCAGGTGCCGTCCGAAATGTGGCCACCGGACCGGGCGGCCTTCGATCGGTACTGGCAGGAGTCGCTGGCCAAAGTGCACATCGACGACGCCGTCCGTGACTACCTGTATCCGATCGCTGCAGCCCGCATCAAGGGGATCGCCTTGCCACGCCGCGTGCGGCGGCTATCGGACAACGTCGCGTTGCTGATTACCACCGGATTCTTGCCGCAGCGATTCCGCGACCAGATGCGGTTGCCGTGGGACGCCGTCAAACAACGGCGGTTCAACCGGTTGATGGCCGTATTGCGCATCGCGAACCGGCTCATGCCGCGGTTTGTCCGGCAGTTTCCCTTCAACGTGTTGCTGTGGGATCTGGACCGGCGGGTCAGGACGGGGCGTCCGCTGGTCTAG
- a CDS encoding type II toxin-antitoxin system VapC family toxin — MIIDTSAIVALIQDEQPHTGQVVAALAGARSPVMSAPTVAECLIVLTARHGPVGRTIFERLRSEINLGVEPFTYDHATAAQRAFLQYGKGRHPAALNFGDCMSYAAAQLSHQPLLAVGNDFAQTDLEFSGVIGHWPTPNETSSASGAHKRYLD, encoded by the coding sequence ATGATCATCGACACCAGCGCGATCGTGGCCCTGATTCAAGACGAGCAACCCCATACCGGGCAGGTTGTGGCCGCGCTGGCCGGTGCTCGTAGCCCGGTCATGTCGGCCCCAACCGTTGCTGAATGCCTCATCGTCCTAACAGCACGCCACGGGCCGGTGGGACGCACCATCTTTGAACGCCTGCGCAGCGAAATCAACTTGGGTGTAGAGCCTTTCACCTATGACCATGCGACCGCCGCGCAACGGGCCTTCCTGCAGTACGGCAAGGGCCGTCATCCCGCAGCCCTTAACTTCGGGGACTGTATGAGCTACGCGGCCGCGCAACTGAGTCACCAACCACTGCTGGCCGTAGGCAATGACTTCGCCCAAACCGACCTCGAGTTCAGCGGCGTTATCGGCCACTGGCCCACACCAAACGAGACATCGTCGGCAAGCGGCGCCCACAAGCGCTACCTCGACTAG